In the genome of Coregonus clupeaformis isolate EN_2021a chromosome 1, ASM2061545v1, whole genome shotgun sequence, one region contains:
- the LOC121568547 gene encoding uncharacterized protein LOC121568547, translated as MTQLSQKGGLCNMKMLLLAVIFCLLSPVAANVLVSSEHKTLMPVKDHSVQNNPDATKETNFKSLLEQLESLRVKDDSSPEHRPLMPVKDHPVQDIPNVAKWTKMVQVDQMLEQLQRMKDDTFPGKAKVPQMIVEKLIPYLQAYKQKALQGDNNVFKENLQAPAPKAQKSTLKIKPRVNILTDPSYSEPLVKVNLILGLVFYGFIVIVVLYDAVRISKEARRRSDAIATARLKKREPATAEPQTLASRVRESISSRFGLKQASSTPQCAPISDDSAKELQKSKEFISTKDKSESEKRPGKSAVSLRECEPPLPSIPDNFLVPDSEPAIQVALNPFDTKLAKVVSDNAEASNYEATEKPCYTQSGLTEVCVN; from the exons ATGACACAGCTCTCCCAGAAGGGTGGGCTGTGCAACATGAAGATGTTATTGTTGGCTGTTATTTTCTGTCTCCTTTCGCCTGTTGCTGCAAATGTGTTGGTGTCTTCAGAGCACAAGACTTTGATGCCAGTGAAGGACcactctgttcagaacaaccctgaTGCTACAAAAGAGACCAATTTTAAGTCATTGCTGGAACAACTTGAGAGTTTACGGGTGAAAGACGATTCTTCTCCAG AGCACAGGCCTTTGATGCCAGTGAAGGACCACCCTGTTCAGGACATCCCCAATGTTGCAAAATGGACCAAAATGGTGCAAGTGGACCAGATGCTGGAACAACTTCAGAGGATGAAAGATGATACTTTCCCAGGTAAAGCTAAAGTCCCACAGATGATTGTGGAGAAACTTATTCCTTATCTACAGGCTTACAAGCAAAAAGCATTGCAAGGTGACAACAACGTCTTCAAAGAAAATCTTCAGGCTCCAGCTCCAAAAGCTCAGAAGAGCACCCTGAAGATCAAACCCAGAGTCAACATATTGACTGACCCTTCTTACTCCGAGCCACTTGTGAAGGTGAACCTGATTTTGGGGCTCGTTTTCTATGGCTTCATCGTAATAGTGGTTCTCTATGATGCTGTGAGAATCTCCAAGGAGGCTAGAAGGCGATCTGATGCTATTGCCACTGCCAGGTTGAAGAAAAGGGAACCAGCCACCGCTGAACCACAGACACTGGCATCCAGAGTTCGGGAGAGCATCTCTTCACGGTTTGGTTTGAAACAAGCATCATCCACACCACAGTGTGCCCCCATTTCTGACGATTCTGCAAAAGAGTTGCAGAAGTCAAAGGAGTTCATCTCCACTAAGGACAAATCTGAGTCGGAAAAGAGACCTGGAAAGAGTGCTGTCAGCCTGAGAGAGTGTGAGCCGCCTCTGCCTAGCATCCCAGATAACTTCCTTGTGCCTGACTCTGAGCCTGCCATCCAGGTGGCATTGAACCCATTCGACACCAAGCTAGCCAAAGTTGTATCTGACAATGCTGAGGCATCCAACTACGAGGCAACCGAGAAGCCCTGCTACACACAGTCTGGGCTCACTGAGGTTTGCGTCAATTAA